AGAGCGTGTCGATGCGAAGATTGATGACCTGCTCGACGAGATGGAAAGACGCGGCCCGGTCGTGGATTTCGTGAAACTGTTCTCGCAGGAACTGCCGCTCTTCACGCTGTGCGAGATGCTCGGTGTCGATGAGGCGGACCGGCCGAAGATCATTGAGTGGATGCATTATCTCGAACTGGCCAACCAGTATTTCGTCAATCCCTGGTCCCTGCTGTCTCGACGTCCCTGGTTCCCGATCAAATTCTATCACCATGTCAACGCGATGTTTGCCTATGGCGAGCGCGTCATGGCCGAGCGACGGGCCAATCCGCGCCGCGACCTGATGACCGCGATTGCCAATACCGAGATGGCCGGCAAGCCCCTGCCCCAGGAGTATCTGGACGGGTCCTGGCTGCTCATCATCTTCGCCGGCAATGACACCTCGCGAAACTCGCTGTCCGGGACCATCCGCCTGATGACCCAATTCGAAGACCAGCGTGAGGCGATCCTGTCAGACCCATCCCTGATCCCGGCGATGACCAATGAAGCCCTGCGCATGATTTCTCCGGTTCAGCACATGCGTCGCACGGCCATGGAAGACACCGAGCTCAACGGTCAGCGCATCGCCAGGGACGAGAAGGTTGTCCTTTGGTATCCGGCTGCCAATCGGGACCCGTCGGTCTTTCCCGACCCGGACCGTTTCGACATGACCCGGGAGAATGGCGACAAGCACCTGGCTTTTGGCCATGGCGCCCACAAATGCCTCGGTAGCCGGATTGCCCAGATGCAATTGCAATCGGCTTTCCGCAAGATTTTCGAACGCTTCCCGAAGATTGCCTGGACAGGCCGACAGACCATCGCGCCGAATACGCTGGTCCACGCCATCTCTTCGCTTGAGGTCAATCTCTATGGCCGCGACGGCGAACGCCCGCGTCCGGTGCAAGAGCGATGGCCGTGATGACGACCTGACGCCCTACGATAACACTGGGCCTGGCCGACAAGATGGGTTTAGCTGTGGCACTGTTTCAGGAGGGTTGAATGCGGATAGTCCTGATGGTCCTGGCGGGCCTGGTCATCGTGATGGGTCTGGCGACCTATGGCCCCGGCTCGATCGACGCCATGCGGATGGTCGTGCCCCCGCCCGACCCACGCCTGGACGGGCTGTTCGAAACCACCCGACCTGTGACGCGGACGGAAATGCCGGAGCTTCACGGCGCCGAGGATCTCGAGCCGGGCCCGGATGGCCGACTTTACGCTTCGCTGGCCGATGGCCGCATCATGGCGCGGGATGTCGAGGGGCACTGGACCCAGGTCGCCGACACCGGCGGGCGGCCGCTGGGTCTGAGCTTTGCTCCCGATGGCACCTTGTTTGTCGCGGATGCGCTGCGTGGCTTGTTGCGCCAGACACCCGATGGCTGGGAAACCTGGATCGCTTCAGCCCGGGATGGCGGCGAACTGGTCTTTGCTGACGACCTCACCGTGCTGGACGATGGCCGCATCATCCTCACCGATGCCTCGCTACGCCATGGCTATGGCGCCCATCTGACATCCTTCCTGGAAGGCGAGCAGACGGGACGCATCCTGATGGTCACCGGCCCCGACGACATGTCCGAACTGGTTGGCGGCCTGGGCTTTATCAACGGGGTCGATCACGACCCTCTGACGGGCCTGGTCTATATCAATGAAACCTGGACCGGCCGTATCTGGCAGCTCGATCCGGACAGTGGCGATCTGGACATTCTGATCGAAGGCCTGCCCGGCTATCCAGACAATCTGGAATTTGACGCCGAGACCGGCCTGATCTGGACCGCCATGCCTTCGCCGCGTGCCGTCGACCTGGAAGCTTTGCATGCCCGCCCCCTGGTCAAACGCCTGGTCTGGCGCTGGCTGCAGCTGGCCGGTCTGCCGCCATTGCCCGATACCCCCGCCATGGCGATCGCCGTTGATACTGACGGCCAGGCAGTCTTCGGCCTGACCGGGCCATCCGACGGCGCCGAAGGTACGACAACGGCCTTGGTCTGGCAGGGCGAGTTATGGACGTCCGGCCTGGCCCGTGACGGCATTACCGTCTTCGAGGCACCGGACGCCACGATCGGGGACGCGACGAACTAGTCAACAATGCCCCAGACAACTGCCGTCCCGGCGCCACCCTTCTGGGTTTTTACCTCCCGCCGCATGCGGGGGTCAAAGCTGATATGATTGATACGGCGCGAGGCCTCATAGATCAGCTGGTCAAAGGCCAGGGGCGAGGCCTCAAGCGCGCGCGCCACATCAACCGGCTCCATGCCCTTGACCGAGAAGTCCGCAGCATAGCCCAGGGCATGGGCGGAATTGCTGACGCCGCCCACCGCCTTGTTGACCACGGGATTTCGGTATCCCGATGTGATGGTGATGGCCCGGTCGCCCAAAATCCGTCGAACCTGCTCCATGCCACAGGCCAGGCCGTGCAGGGCCCTCATGTGCGGCTCGTCGGGGGTATTGGGGTCACCGAGCTCATCGGCCGTGTCGGACCGGGTAAACTCGTCCAGCTTGAAATTGCGGCTCAACATGTATCTCTCCAATGCGTTCCGGCCAATCCGTTCAGGCCAATACGGTCAGGCATGATGCCCAGTATAGCGCAAAACCCCTCGCACGCAGAAGGTGTATCTCGACAGGCCCGAATGACCGCCATGCGGCCACAAGTGTCATCCGCCCTCGTGCCCGCCAGTCCCTGCCGCTAGCCTCGCCGACGACCACAGCAAAGGACCGGTCACCATGAACCCAACACCGGACGGACCAGCGCCCCAACGTTTCCGGCATGCGCTTCCCGACGGCCACCTGGCCGGGCTGGCCTGGCCCGCCCCCGACAAGCCGCGACTGGTCTTCATCCATGCCAACGGGTTCTGCGCCAGCGCCTACCGCTCGGTCCTGTCCCGCCTGGCGGCCGATTTCGATATTCTGGCTCCTGACCTGCGCGGTCATGGCACATCGCGCCTGCCCGTTGATCCGGACCGGCATCACAACTGGCACATTTATGTCCGCGACATTTGTGCCTGGCTCGGCGCACTCGATCGTCCGGCCGATGCGCTGGCCGGTCATTCCATGGGTGCCATCATCGCGATGATGAGCGCTGCACGCCAGGACCAGCCGACATCGCTGGCACTGGTGGAGCCGGTGGTCATGCCTTCGATCGTCTATCTGACCGCACGAAGCCCGTTTCGCGGCATCATGCGCGGACGGATCGCAATCGCCAATGCGGCCCGCAAACGCTATGACGGCTGGCCCGCCCGCAGCGACGCCGCCAAACGCTATGCCCGCCACAAGACCTTTCGAAACTGGGCCGACGGCGTGCTCGATGATTATCTGGAAGACGGGCTGATGTCCGATGGTGAGGGCGGTGTGCGCCTGTCCTGCAATCCGATGTGGGAGGCCGCCAATTACGAGGCTCAGGGTCATGATATCGGCGCATCGCTGGATCAGGCCTCCGGACCGATCCATGTTCTCAAAGCCGAACACGCGTCCACCATTATCAATCGCCGGGCGCTAACCGGGCGCGGAATCGGCATCGACCTCCTGGCCGGCGCCGGCCATCTCGCGCCAATGGAAGCGCCCGGGCCCGTCGCCGACTGGATCGCCACTCGCCTGACCGCGCCCCGACCGGATTGATTCGGGAAGCAGGGCCAACAAGCACCAAGACACCCGTCAGACAGGGAGACTGACATGACGCAGCACGAACGATTTTCCGACCGCGTGACCGTCGCAGTCACGGACCGGGTCGCGCATGTCGAACTGGACCGTCCTGACAAGCTCAACGCCATCGACCCAGCCATGTTTGAAGGCCTTCACGAGGCCGGGCAGTTCCTCGCCGCGCGCGATGATGTGCGGGCCGTTGTCCTGAGCGGGCGCGGACGAATGTTCTGCGCCGGGCTCGATTTCGGCAGTTTCGCCGCCATGGCTGGTGACACCGGCGCGCTGGACCCGCTGGAGAAGCGCACCCACGGCCTCGCCAACATGCCACAACAGGCCTGCCTGCAATGGCGAGACCTGCCGGTTCCGGTCATCGCTGCTATCCAGGGCGGCGCCCTTGGCGGCGGACTCCAGATCGCCCTGGGCGCCGATATTCGGCTGGTGACAAAGGATGCCCGATTGTCGATCGCCGAGATCCGGTGGGGCCTGGTACCCGATATGGGCGGATGTGTTGTCCTGCCCGGACTGATGCGCGAGGACCAGATCCGGGAGCTGACCTATACCGGACGCGACGTGGCGGGCAGCGAAGCCGTCTTGCTTGGGTTGGCGACCCGGATTGCCGATGATCCGGTCGCCGAGGCCTTCACCCTGGCGACCCGTATTGCGGGACAAAGCCCGTCTGCCATGCGGGCGGCGAAACGACTGCTGACCATTGCCGCCAGCGCCGACCCGGCCACGGTCCTCATGGCCGAGTCGCGCGAGCAATCAGCCCTGATGGGCAATGCCGATCAGGTCG
The window above is part of the Maricaulis maris MCS10 genome. Proteins encoded here:
- a CDS encoding alpha/beta hydrolase codes for the protein MNPTPDGPAPQRFRHALPDGHLAGLAWPAPDKPRLVFIHANGFCASAYRSVLSRLAADFDILAPDLRGHGTSRLPVDPDRHHNWHIYVRDICAWLGALDRPADALAGHSMGAIIAMMSAARQDQPTSLALVEPVVMPSIVYLTARSPFRGIMRGRIAIANAARKRYDGWPARSDAAKRYARHKTFRNWADGVLDDYLEDGLMSDGEGGVRLSCNPMWEAANYEAQGHDIGASLDQASGPIHVLKAEHASTIINRRALTGRGIGIDLLAGAGHLAPMEAPGPVADWIATRLTAPRPD
- a CDS encoding SMP-30/gluconolactonase/LRE family protein; this translates as MRIVLMVLAGLVIVMGLATYGPGSIDAMRMVVPPPDPRLDGLFETTRPVTRTEMPELHGAEDLEPGPDGRLYASLADGRIMARDVEGHWTQVADTGGRPLGLSFAPDGTLFVADALRGLLRQTPDGWETWIASARDGGELVFADDLTVLDDGRIILTDASLRHGYGAHLTSFLEGEQTGRILMVTGPDDMSELVGGLGFINGVDHDPLTGLVYINETWTGRIWQLDPDSGDLDILIEGLPGYPDNLEFDAETGLIWTAMPSPRAVDLEALHARPLVKRLVWRWLQLAGLPPLPDTPAMAIAVDTDGQAVFGLTGPSDGAEGTTTALVWQGELWTSGLARDGITVFEAPDATIGDATN
- a CDS encoding D-Ala-D-Ala carboxypeptidase family metallohydrolase, which codes for MLSRNFKLDEFTRSDTADELGDPNTPDEPHMRALHGLACGMEQVRRILGDRAITITSGYRNPVVNKAVGGVSNSAHALGYAADFSVKGMEPVDVARALEASPLAFDQLIYEASRRINHISFDPRMRREVKTQKGGAGTAVVWGIVD
- a CDS encoding crotonase/enoyl-CoA hydratase family protein; translated protein: MTQHERFSDRVTVAVTDRVAHVELDRPDKLNAIDPAMFEGLHEAGQFLAARDDVRAVVLSGRGRMFCAGLDFGSFAAMAGDTGALDPLEKRTHGLANMPQQACLQWRDLPVPVIAAIQGGALGGGLQIALGADIRLVTKDARLSIAEIRWGLVPDMGGCVVLPGLMREDQIRELTYTGRDVAGSEAVLLGLATRIADDPVAEAFTLATRIAGQSPSAMRAAKRLLTIAASADPATVLMAESREQSALMGNADQVEAVMAHLEKRAPVFD
- a CDS encoding cytochrome P450 produces the protein MQLVSDVILEDRPQTEPGFGATYPGFDDFKLWDPAAWTSGHPHDFFRKMREQAPVMWQSADKSKAGYWSVTRYDDIKTVELAPEIYSSERGSINMFVMPRKEWKPKKLIPAAFNSIINLDQPHHMQMRIQQKDFFIPRFVSELQERVDAKIDDLLDEMERRGPVVDFVKLFSQELPLFTLCEMLGVDEADRPKIIEWMHYLELANQYFVNPWSLLSRRPWFPIKFYHHVNAMFAYGERVMAERRANPRRDLMTAIANTEMAGKPLPQEYLDGSWLLIIFAGNDTSRNSLSGTIRLMTQFEDQREAILSDPSLIPAMTNEALRMISPVQHMRRTAMEDTELNGQRIARDEKVVLWYPAANRDPSVFPDPDRFDMTRENGDKHLAFGHGAHKCLGSRIAQMQLQSAFRKIFERFPKIAWTGRQTIAPNTLVHAISSLEVNLYGRDGERPRPVQERWP